In Passer domesticus isolate bPasDom1 chromosome 1, bPasDom1.hap1, whole genome shotgun sequence, one DNA window encodes the following:
- the OSGIN2 gene encoding oxidative stress-induced growth inhibitor 2 isoform X1 yields MCTGRRRDRAVRVPVWRRQEEEREPACGVSPQPHRWAPPALPMPVWCCRCSLAGHFRTYSGTETEGQLLNSFVQYFGDSLGRKIKRMPLIEETVLPGDSLLTLPVVIIGNGPSGICLSYLLSGYRPYLSPEAIHPNPILHTKLEEARHLSIVDQDLEYLSEGLEGRSSNPVAVLFDTLLHPDADFGYDYPPVLHWKLEQHNYIPHIVLGKGPPGGAWHSMEGSMLTISFGDWMELPGLSFKEWAASKRRNIKSDRVMPEEIACYYKHYVKVMGLQKNFRDNVYITSVSRLYREKDDEGRSHQNEDISTQHLEVEDGQKSLIKRNWEVRGYQRATDGSHVPFCLFAENVALATGTFDSPGRLQVEGEDFPFVLHSMSDFGAAISKGKLRGKADPVLIVGAGLTAADAVLCAYNNNIPVVHVFRRRVTDTSLIFKQLPKKLYPEYHKVYHMMCTQSHTVDSNQHSAYTSFPEHNVLSFKPEMKCVLQSASGLKKILKFSVALVLIGSHPNLFFLKDQGHSIGHHSNQPITCKGNPIEIDPYTYECTKEANLFALGPLVGDNFVRFLKGGALGIARCLAIRQKKKHELIESGDGGGEGVP; encoded by the exons ATGTGcacggggaggaggagggaccGCGCGGTGCGGGTCCCAGTGTGGCGGCggcaggaggaggagcgggagcCGGCGTGCGGTGTCTCCCCGCAGCCTCATCGCTGGGCCCCGCCGGCGCTCCCCATGCCCGTGTGGTGCTGCCGCTGCTCCCTGGCCGGTCACTTCAG AACTTACAGCGGCACTGAAACCGAAGGACAGCTTTTGAATTCCTTTGTTCAGTACTTTGGTGACAGCCTTGGGAGGAAGATTAAAAGAATGCCTTTAATTGAAGAAACAGTTCTGCCTGGGGACTCCCTTCTTACCCTGCCTGTAGTAATAATAG gAAATGGACCTTCAGGAATTTGCCTTTCTTACCTGCTCTCTGGATACAGGCCATATTTGTCTCCTGAAGCTATACACCCAAACCCCATTCTACATACAAAATTAGAAGAAGCTCGACATCTTTCCATTGTTGACCAA GACCTGGAGTACCTGTCAGAAGGCCTGGAAGGACGCTCCTCAAACCCAGTTGCAGTGCTTTTTGATACCTTGCTTCACCCAGATGCTGACTTTGGCTATGACTACCCGCCTGTTCTGCACTGGAAGTTAGAGCAGCATAATTATATTCCCCACATAGTGCTTGGAAAAGGACCACCTGGCGGGGCTTGGCAT TCCATGGAGGGCTCCATGCTAACCATCAGTTTTGGAGACTGGATGGAATTGCCTGGCCTCAGCTTCAAGGAGTGGGCAGCTAGCAAACGCAG aaatataAAGAGCGATCGAGTAATGCCAGAGGAAATAGCTTGTTATTATAAACACTATGTTAAAGTCATGGGCCTCCAAAAGAATTTCAGAGACAATGTTTACATAACATCAGTGTCCAGGCTTTACCGAGAAAAGGATGATGAAGGTAGAAGTCACCAAAACGAAGATATTTCAACACAGCATTTGGAAGTGGAAGATGGACAGAAATCACTTATTAAGAGAAACTGGGAAGTCAGAGGTTATCAGCGAGCAACAGATGGCTCTCATGTGCCCTTCTGCCTCTTTGCTGAGAATGTGGCTCTTGCAACTGGAACCTTTGATTCTCCTGGCCGACTGCAGGTTGAAGGAGAAGACTTTCCTTTTGTCCTCCATTCCATGTCTGACTTCGGAGCCGCAATCAGCAAAGGAAAGTTACGTGGGAAGGCAGACCCTGTGTTGATTGTGGGTGCTGGACTGACAGCAGCTGATGCAGTACTATGTGCCTATAACAACAACATCCCGGTAGTCCATGTGTTTCGTAGAAGAGTTACCGACACAAGCCTAATATTCAAACAGTTACCTAAAAAGCTTTACCCTGAGTACCATAAGGTCTATCACATGATGTGTACTCAGTCTCATACCGTGGACTCTAACCAACATTCTGCTTACACTAGTTTCCCTGAACACAATGTACTTTCCTTCAAGCCTGAGATGAAATGTGTTCTTCAGAGTGCCTCCGGactgaagaaaattttgaaGTTTTCTGTAGCATTAGTTCTGATAGGTTCTCACCcaaatcttttctttttaaaggacCAAGGACATAGCATAGGTCATCACTCCAATCAGCCCATCACATGCAAGGGGAATCCTATAGAGATTGATCCATACACTTATGAATGCACTAAAGAAGCCAACCTCTTTGCTTTAGGGCCTCTGGTGGGAGACAACTTCGTACGGTTTTTAAAAGGAGGTGCACTGGGCATTGCACGATGCTTGGCAATAAGACAAAAGAAGAAACATGAATTGATTGAAAGTGGGGATGGAGGAGGTGAGGGGGTACCATAA
- the OSGIN2 gene encoding oxidative stress-induced growth inhibitor 2 isoform X2: MPLIEETVLPGDSLLTLPVVIIGNGPSGICLSYLLSGYRPYLSPEAIHPNPILHTKLEEARHLSIVDQDLEYLSEGLEGRSSNPVAVLFDTLLHPDADFGYDYPPVLHWKLEQHNYIPHIVLGKGPPGGAWHSMEGSMLTISFGDWMELPGLSFKEWAASKRRNIKSDRVMPEEIACYYKHYVKVMGLQKNFRDNVYITSVSRLYREKDDEGRSHQNEDISTQHLEVEDGQKSLIKRNWEVRGYQRATDGSHVPFCLFAENVALATGTFDSPGRLQVEGEDFPFVLHSMSDFGAAISKGKLRGKADPVLIVGAGLTAADAVLCAYNNNIPVVHVFRRRVTDTSLIFKQLPKKLYPEYHKVYHMMCTQSHTVDSNQHSAYTSFPEHNVLSFKPEMKCVLQSASGLKKILKFSVALVLIGSHPNLFFLKDQGHSIGHHSNQPITCKGNPIEIDPYTYECTKEANLFALGPLVGDNFVRFLKGGALGIARCLAIRQKKKHELIESGDGGGEGVP; this comes from the exons ATGCCTTTAATTGAAGAAACAGTTCTGCCTGGGGACTCCCTTCTTACCCTGCCTGTAGTAATAATAG gAAATGGACCTTCAGGAATTTGCCTTTCTTACCTGCTCTCTGGATACAGGCCATATTTGTCTCCTGAAGCTATACACCCAAACCCCATTCTACATACAAAATTAGAAGAAGCTCGACATCTTTCCATTGTTGACCAA GACCTGGAGTACCTGTCAGAAGGCCTGGAAGGACGCTCCTCAAACCCAGTTGCAGTGCTTTTTGATACCTTGCTTCACCCAGATGCTGACTTTGGCTATGACTACCCGCCTGTTCTGCACTGGAAGTTAGAGCAGCATAATTATATTCCCCACATAGTGCTTGGAAAAGGACCACCTGGCGGGGCTTGGCAT TCCATGGAGGGCTCCATGCTAACCATCAGTTTTGGAGACTGGATGGAATTGCCTGGCCTCAGCTTCAAGGAGTGGGCAGCTAGCAAACGCAG aaatataAAGAGCGATCGAGTAATGCCAGAGGAAATAGCTTGTTATTATAAACACTATGTTAAAGTCATGGGCCTCCAAAAGAATTTCAGAGACAATGTTTACATAACATCAGTGTCCAGGCTTTACCGAGAAAAGGATGATGAAGGTAGAAGTCACCAAAACGAAGATATTTCAACACAGCATTTGGAAGTGGAAGATGGACAGAAATCACTTATTAAGAGAAACTGGGAAGTCAGAGGTTATCAGCGAGCAACAGATGGCTCTCATGTGCCCTTCTGCCTCTTTGCTGAGAATGTGGCTCTTGCAACTGGAACCTTTGATTCTCCTGGCCGACTGCAGGTTGAAGGAGAAGACTTTCCTTTTGTCCTCCATTCCATGTCTGACTTCGGAGCCGCAATCAGCAAAGGAAAGTTACGTGGGAAGGCAGACCCTGTGTTGATTGTGGGTGCTGGACTGACAGCAGCTGATGCAGTACTATGTGCCTATAACAACAACATCCCGGTAGTCCATGTGTTTCGTAGAAGAGTTACCGACACAAGCCTAATATTCAAACAGTTACCTAAAAAGCTTTACCCTGAGTACCATAAGGTCTATCACATGATGTGTACTCAGTCTCATACCGTGGACTCTAACCAACATTCTGCTTACACTAGTTTCCCTGAACACAATGTACTTTCCTTCAAGCCTGAGATGAAATGTGTTCTTCAGAGTGCCTCCGGactgaagaaaattttgaaGTTTTCTGTAGCATTAGTTCTGATAGGTTCTCACCcaaatcttttctttttaaaggacCAAGGACATAGCATAGGTCATCACTCCAATCAGCCCATCACATGCAAGGGGAATCCTATAGAGATTGATCCATACACTTATGAATGCACTAAAGAAGCCAACCTCTTTGCTTTAGGGCCTCTGGTGGGAGACAACTTCGTACGGTTTTTAAAAGGAGGTGCACTGGGCATTGCACGATGCTTGGCAATAAGACAAAAGAAGAAACATGAATTGATTGAAAGTGGGGATGGAGGAGGTGAGGGGGTACCATAA